The nucleotide window CAGCATCCCCAGACACTGGTTGCCATTCCCATAAAACGGTGGAATAGTTGGTTGGTGAAGCAGTTACATTAAACATAGTTGTATTGTTATCACCTTGACATTTTGCCTGGTCATTACCTGCATCAACTGTTGGTTCATCATAAATTGTTATGATAAAGCTTTCCTCGTCGTAGCAGTTAGGGTCAGTGCCAGTCTCAGCATAGACATAGATCGTCTGTGTGCTGCTGATCACGTCGCCGGCCTCAAGCATTTCGCCGCCTCCCATGGTAGCAGTGTAATAGTTGCCGTCTCCGGTGATCGCGGGAAGCTCGTAACTTTCACATGCTTTTACAGGGTCAATAGGATCCACTTCAGGCGTATCGTTGATCGTTACTAGGAAGCTCTCCTCGTCGTAGCAGTTAGGGTCAGTGCCAGTCTCAGCATAGACATAGATCGTCTGTGTGCTGCTGATCACGTCGCCGGCCTCAAGCATTTCGCCGCCTCCCATGGTATCTGTGTAATAGTTGCCGTCTCCGGTGATCGCGGGAAGCTCGTAGCTGTCACACGCAGTCACAGGGTCAATAGGGTCAACCTCAGGCGTATCGTTGATCGTTACTAGGAAGCTCTCCTCGTCGTAGCAGTTAGGGTCAGTGCCAGTCTCAGCATAGACATAGATCGTCTGGGTGCTGCTGATCACGTCGCCGGCCTCAAGCATTTCGCCGCCTCCCATGGTAGCAGTGTAATAGTTGCCGTCTCCGGTGATCGCGGGAAGCTCGTAGCTGTCACACGCGGTCACTGGGCTGATTGGGTCAACCTCAGGCGTATCGTTGATCGTTACTAGGAAGCTCTCCTCGTCGTAGCAGTTAGGGTCAGTGCCAGTCTCAGCATAGACATAGATCGTCTGTGTGCTGCTGATCACGTCGCCGGCCTCAAGCATTTCGCCGCCTCCCATGGTATCTGTGTAATAGTTGCCGTCTCCGGTGATCGCGGGAAGCTCGTAGCTGTCACAGGCGGTCACTGGGCTGATTGGGTCAACCTCAGGCGTATCGTTGATCGTTACTAGGAAGCTCTCCTCGTCGTAGCAGTTAGGGTCAGTGCCAGTCTCAGCATAGACATAGATCGTCTGGGTGCTGCTGATCACGTCGCCGGCCTCAAGCATTTCGCCGCCTCCCATGGTAGCAGTGTAATAGTTGCCGTCTCCGGTGATCGCGGGAAGCTCGTAGCTGTCACAGGCGGTCACTGGGCTGATTGGGTCAACCTCAGGCGTATCGTTGATCGTTACTAGGAAGCTCTCCTCGTCGTAGCAGTTAGGGTCAGTGCCAGTCTCAGCATAGACATAGATCGTCTGTGTGCTGCTGATCACGTCGCCGGCCTCAAGCATTTCGCCGCCTCCCATGGTATCTGTGTAATAGTTGCCGTCTCCGGTGATCGCGGGAAGCTCGTAGCTGTCACAGGCGGTCACTGGGCTGATTGGGTCAACCTCAGGCGTATCGTTGATCGTTACTAGGAAGCTCTCCTCGTCGTAGCAGTTAGGGTCAGTGCCAGTCTCAGCATAGACATAGATCGTCTGTGTGCTGCTGATCACGTCGCCGGCCTCAAGCATTTCGCCGCCTCCCATGGTAGCAGTGTAATAGTTGCCGTCTCCGGTGATCGCGGGAAGCTCGTAGCTGTCACAGGCGGTCACTGGGCTGATTGGGTCAACCTCAGGCGTATCGTTGATCGTTACTAGGAAGCTCTCCTCGTCGTAGCAGTTAGGGTCAGTGCCAGTCTCAGCATAGACATAGATCGTCTGTGTGCTGCTGATCACGTCGCCGGCCTCAAGCATTTCGCCGCCTCCCATGGTATCTGTGTAATAGTTGCCGTCTCCGGTGATCGCGGGAAGCTCGTAGCTGTCACACGCAGTCACAGGGTCAATAGGGTCAACTTCTGGCGTATCGTTGATCGTTACTAGGAAGCTCTCCTCGTCGTAGCAGTTAGGGTCAGTGCCAGTCTCAGCATAGACATAGATCGTCTGTGTGCTGCTGATCACGTCGCCGGCCTCAAGCATTTCGCCGCCTCCCATGGTAGCAGTGTAATAGTTGCCGTCTCCGGTGATCGCGGGAAGCTCGTAGCTGTCACACGCGGTCACTGGGCTGATTGGGTCAACCTCAGGGTTTGGAATAATTGTCAAAATAACATCATCAAATGCATCTGGGCAAATTTTATTGGGATCGGAAAAAGAACTCAACGTAAGTTTTACTTCACCAGTACCTGTAACAGTTACTGTAGGATTAATAACGCCAGGGTTTGCAATTACGGTTACTGCTGCATCACCAGAAATAGGCGTCCAATTCCATAATATGGAGGTATAATTAGTTGCACTGGCATCGGATAAAATAAATTGAGTTGTATTATTATCCCCTTGGCATTTATCTTGGTCGGTTCCAGCATCGGCCGTTGGTTCTGCAAAAACTGTAAATGAAGTACTACATGGTATGGATGAAAGACCATCGCCAGAGTTATTGGTAACTTCTAAATTAACCGTTATAGTTCCTGGTATTGTACCAATATTAATCTCAACGGTATCAGTTCCTTGACCTCCTGCAATAGTGGCATTTGTACCATCTGCAGAATTATCAACACTCCAAACATATTGTGGACTATCACCGTTATCTACAGTTGCGGAAATCATAATATTATCAGCACCTTCACATACATCATCAACTGGTGGTAAGCTACATACAGGTGTTAAAAGTATATCGGCTCCTTTTAGTTGATTATCCATTGCGCCAAGGTTACCTTCTCCCGTTGTGAAACCTTCTATTATAACATGGTATGGGCCACCATTAATATCTGCTGCTCCGAAGCCTTCACCCCAGCCCATACCTGAAGATAAAGGATCAGTACCTGGGGAAATATGCCCTGCAAATTCTAAAACAACATCATCAGAAGTTGATACCCAAGAAATGTCATAAAATATATAACCAGCATCATATTTTACAAAGCTTACATATCCATCCGTAATGATTGCATTACCTCGGATTTGCATAGTTCTATTAGGATTCCCTAAAACACTTTGAAAATTACTAATTACATTCGGGGTGGTATTTGCGTCACCAGGTATAGGATAATCAATTTCACCTGAAATTACCGCATCATAACTAAATGTTGCACCATTACATGCCGTTTCAGCTGTTGCTGATATCGCATCACCACATATGTTTAAGGTAGCGTCAGCGTAATTTTCTGGTAAAAAGTCCTGTCCACCATCAATCATATTAGCTATGGCAAGGGCATCATCCCAACCAACCATAAAATCATATGCATGATGACCATTTTTGTCAGTTTCCATTTTAACCCTAAGTGTATGTAAATTACCGGCTGTTACAGGAACATCCTCTAATATGATGCGTTGTAAAGTAGCCATACCTTCGGTATACTTAGAATTGTTTTGTTGAAGGATACCGTTTATCCAATAAACAGTTCCCAAAGGATCGGGTGATCTATCATTTGCGGCTTGTCTAAAATCTGCTGACTGTCCAAAAGTGAAAGATGACAGTAACATTATAAAAATCAAGCAACAAATAGACAGCAAAGAAAATTTAAAGGAAGTTTTGTAATTAAAAAAACTTTCCCTTTGAGTAATTGTGTCCATAAACGTAAAGTTTGGTTTTGATTAATAACTTAACCACAGCAAAAAGAAGCTAAGGCATCGTAGTTGGGACACCACAACAAATAAATAATAAGAGTAAAATAGATTGGCGCTAATGTTTGCTATTAATCATTAACGTTTTGTGCTAGAAATCAATTTTTTAGGGTGGGGAAAGAATGCTATAATGCATTGTAAATTTAAGAATTTTTGTATGCATAAATGAGGTTCGATAAGCTTTTCGGCAACTATTCTACCAACTAACTTTATATCGGTTAAACAGATAATAAAATAAAGTTTTTTCTTACATTTTTGTAGTGAAAATACTACATTTACTCGATAAACAGCACTATATGAAATACTTAATGTAACTCATTTCTTACATAGAAGATAAAAAAAGGGTTGGCAACGAGCCAACCCTACATTTTGTGATCTAAAAAAATCTATTATTCTTCCGGATGCATAAAACGTTGCTTTCCTAATAACTCCTCCTCTGTTTCTACATGGTCTTCATCAGGAACACAACAATCAACTGGGCATACTGCAGCACATTGAGGTTCTTCGTGGAAACCTTTACACTCAGTACACTTATCTGGTACTATGTAATAAATTTCATCACTTACCGGCTCCTGGGCTTCATCGGCATCTACCTCTTTTCCATTTGGAAGCACAACACTTCCAGTTAAACTAGTACCATCTTTATAGCGCCAATCATCGGCGCCTTCATAAATTGCTGTATTGGGGCATTCTGGTTCACAAGCCCCACAGTTAATACATTCGTCAGTTATTATAATTGCCATAGCTTTTTATTTAAATGAATTTAAGTTAGAGATCCTCTAATTGACTACCATACATTTTCTAACTTTGCGTCCAAAATTAAAACCTTAAGTGCGCATAACCAAACTCGAAATGCAATTAAACCAAAGAATTGAGGCTTTTACAAAACTAGGTGCCCTTTTATACCAATACGTTAATATCAAAAAGGAGAAAAAAACCTTTCAAGATGAAGCTCTCTTATCCTTAGATGACATTTGCCTCAAAGCAAACCAACAGAATAGCTGGTTTACGGAAGACAACATTCTACATTCCTTGGAAGGTTGGGCTGAACAATTAACCTCAGAACAACTTCATAAATGGTTAGAACCATATAACCTAAAAAAAAGCTGTTGCAAAACTGTTGCAATTATTATGGCGGGGAATATACCACTCGTCGGATTTCACGATTTTCTGTCAGTGCTTGTCAGCGGCCACAAAGTGCTCATAAAATTATCATCCAACGATGACGTATTATTAAAGGGTATCGTTAAGCTCCTTATTCAAATTGAACCAGAGTATTCGCCCTTAATATCCTTCACAGATAAACAACTTTCAGATTTTGATGCCGTGATTGCCACGGGTAGTAATAATACCTCTAGATACTTTGAATATTATTTCGGCAAAAACCCAAATATTATTAGAAAGAATAGAAATTCCATTGCCATACTTTCCGGCGAGGAATCGGAGGAAGACCTTTCTTTATTATGTAATGACGTTATGCGTTATTATGGATTGGGTTGCCGCAATGTCTCCAAACTATTTGTTCCTGAAAATTACAACTTCGACAAATTTTTTAATGCTCTTTACAACTGGAAGGATATAATTAATGAAAATAGGTATGCCAATAATTATGACTACAATAAAGCGGTATACCTAATGAGCGAATTTCAACTTTTGGATAATGGATTTGTCATCCTAAAAGAGGATCCAAATTACGCCTCACCTATTTCAGTAATTTTTTACGAATACTACAATAGTTTAGACGATTTAAAAAATCGGATTGCTTCTGAAAAGGACTTAATACAGTGCATTGTTTCCAAAGGAATATTTGAAGATGAAGTTTCTTTTGGAACAACCCAAAAACCGCAATTATGGAATTATGCGGATAATGTCGATACCATTGAATTTTTATTAAGTATTTGTGAATAAATTATCGATTTATTACTGTGATTTCTTGTAGTTTTTACCAACTTTGCATCTCTCAAATTCAAACTGATGAAACGACATAATTTTAGTGCAGGACCTTGCATTTTACCGCAAGAAGTAATGCAAAAAGCCTCTGAGGCAATTTTAGATTTCGATAATGGATTATCTATTATTGAAATTTCCCACAGAAGCAAGCCTTTTGTAGATGTAATGGAGAAAGCCCGTGCATTGGCATTGGAGCTTTTGGGCTTAGAAGGAAAGGGTTACAAAGCCTTATTTTTGCAAGGTGGGGCAAGCACCCAATTCTTAATGGTTGCTTTAAACCTTCTTGAAAAAAGAGCTGCATATCTGAATACTGGAACCTGGGCCGACAAAGCCGTTAAAGAAGCCCGAATTTTTGATGATATTATTGAAGTAGCCTCCTCAAAGGATGCAAATTACAATTACATTCCTAAGGGGTATGATATTCCAGAGGATTATGATTATTTCCACTGCACTTCTAACAACACCATTTTTGGCACGCAGATAAAGAAATTTCCAGACTCGCCCATACCTATGGTTTCCGATATGAGTAGTGATATCTTTTCGCGCCAATTAGATTTTACCAAATTCGATTTAATTTATGCTGGAGCACAGAAAAATATGGGTCCTGCTGGTACAACATTGGTGGTTGTAAATGAAGATATCCTTGGAAAGGTTTCTCGTAAAATTCCATCCATGATGGATTATAAATTGCACATCAGCAAGAGTAGCATGTTTAATACACCGCCTGTTTTTGCAGTTTATGTTTCTATGTTAACT belongs to Aegicerativicinus sediminis and includes:
- a CDS encoding T9SS type A sorting domain-containing protein, whose protein sequence is MDTITQRESFFNYKTSFKFSLLSICCLIFIMLLSSFTFGQSADFRQAANDRSPDPLGTVYWINGILQQNNSKYTEGMATLQRIILEDVPVTAGNLHTLRVKMETDKNGHHAYDFMVGWDDALAIANMIDGGQDFLPENYADATLNICGDAISATAETACNGATFSYDAVISGEIDYPIPGDANTTPNVISNFQSVLGNPNRTMQIRGNAIITDGYVSFVKYDAGYIFYDISWVSTSDDVVLEFAGHISPGTDPLSSGMGWGEGFGAADINGGPYHVIIEGFTTGEGNLGAMDNQLKGADILLTPVCSLPPVDDVCEGADNIMISATVDNGDSPQYVWSVDNSADGTNATIAGGQGTDTVEINIGTIPGTITVNLEVTNNSGDGLSSIPCSTSFTVFAEPTADAGTDQDKCQGDNNTTQFILSDASATNYTSILWNWTPISGDAAVTVIANPGVINPTVTVTGTGEVKLTLSSFSDPNKICPDAFDDVILTIIPNPEVDPISPVTACDSYELPAITGDGNYYTATMGGGEMLEAGDVISSTQTIYVYAETGTDPNCYDEESFLVTINDTPEVDPIDPVTACDSYELPAITGDGNYYTDTMGGGEMLEAGDVISSTQTIYVYAETGTDPNCYDEESFLVTINDTPEVDPISPVTACDSYELPAITGDGNYYTATMGGGEMLEAGDVISSTQTIYVYAETGTDPNCYDEESFLVTINDTPEVDPISPVTACDSYELPAITGDGNYYTDTMGGGEMLEAGDVISSTQTIYVYAETGTDPNCYDEESFLVTINDTPEVDPISPVTACDSYELPAITGDGNYYTATMGGGEMLEAGDVISSTQTIYVYAETGTDPNCYDEESFLVTINDTPEVDPISPVTACDSYELPAITGDGNYYTDTMGGGEMLEAGDVISSTQTIYVYAETGTDPNCYDEESFLVTINDTPEVDPISPVTACDSYELPAITGDGNYYTATMGGGEMLEAGDVISSTQTIYVYAETGTDPNCYDEESFLVTINDTPEVDPIDPVTACDSYELPAITGDGNYYTDTMGGGEMLEAGDVISSTQTIYVYAETGTDPNCYDEESFLVTINDTPEVDPIDPVKACESYELPAITGDGNYYTATMGGGEMLEAGDVISSTQTIYVYAETGTDPNCYDEESFIITIYDEPTVDAGNDQAKCQGDNNTTMFNVTASPTNYSTVLWEWQPVSGDAAVTLIANTNSLSPTVTVTGVGEVKLIVEAFAEDGSPCPNATDEVILMVTPVPIVTTNPLLQLCEDPEGEATFNLWNAITDYDANLYYKFFKGDGSGNKVGDAIANPAAFISYVVDNDQEIIIEVYNQDPDGGAPSRVAAVMPLCSSSASTFLRVNELPEITFLDLGTYCLDDARIMLSASPEGGTFSGNGVVYEGDVAYFDPSLTEPGVHVITYTVTDGNQCTNSATATVTTEDCCEDETAFAFGGPNPVCFSEISNVSKLPNRWGWTNELMQGEDYSLNLYAAAGAGGQCINPDKGGYGILVGTVSVSYNQSGDMEVTYQIVDNSDEYDFKLGKVHLYVGCFETAGKLSPGKYPFKGAAEDEMSVTLTVPKSAFEGCGESFYLIGHAEVEVCNDYTPDDEVLRTTTSSSPLKTFDFKAYPVPFKDNVTVEYKFDYSTEVTIEVMDIKGALVKSVSNNYKEGSLGKSTVDLSRVSDQLLFVKLSTDRESRVKKIISRE
- a CDS encoding 4Fe-4S dicluster domain-containing protein; the protein is MAIIITDECINCGACEPECPNTAIYEGADDWRYKDGTSLTGSVVLPNGKEVDADEAQEPVSDEIYYIVPDKCTECKGFHEEPQCAAVCPVDCCVPDEDHVETEEELLGKQRFMHPEE
- a CDS encoding acyl-CoA reductase, which codes for MQLNQRIEAFTKLGALLYQYVNIKKEKKTFQDEALLSLDDICLKANQQNSWFTEDNILHSLEGWAEQLTSEQLHKWLEPYNLKKSCCKTVAIIMAGNIPLVGFHDFLSVLVSGHKVLIKLSSNDDVLLKGIVKLLIQIEPEYSPLISFTDKQLSDFDAVIATGSNNTSRYFEYYFGKNPNIIRKNRNSIAILSGEESEEDLSLLCNDVMRYYGLGCRNVSKLFVPENYNFDKFFNALYNWKDIINENRYANNYDYNKAVYLMSEFQLLDNGFVILKEDPNYASPISVIFYEYYNSLDDLKNRIASEKDLIQCIVSKGIFEDEVSFGTTQKPQLWNYADNVDTIEFLLSICE
- the serC gene encoding 3-phosphoserine/phosphohydroxythreonine transaminase produces the protein MKRHNFSAGPCILPQEVMQKASEAILDFDNGLSIIEISHRSKPFVDVMEKARALALELLGLEGKGYKALFLQGGASTQFLMVALNLLEKRAAYLNTGTWADKAVKEARIFDDIIEVASSKDANYNYIPKGYDIPEDYDYFHCTSNNTIFGTQIKKFPDSPIPMVSDMSSDIFSRQLDFTKFDLIYAGAQKNMGPAGTTLVVVNEDILGKVSRKIPSMMDYKLHISKSSMFNTPPVFAVYVSMLTLEWLKNLGGISEIEKINERKAQLIYSEIDLNPLFKGFAVKEDRSSMNATFNLVNEDLKETFDTMLKEAGINGLNGHRSVGGYRASMYNALPLNSVATLVEVMSELERKA